CCCAGCTAATAGCATTATTAGTAGTCCAGTCACTCAGCTTTAAGTCTTAGAATTTTTCTTAAGTACTCCCTACTTACTCCTCTGCCAGTGACAAACATATCTGTATGCTATGTACAGTTGGACACTCGTTTTTGTGAATTCTCTCCAGTGTATGATATTGTAGCTGACATTGAGAGGAGTTACCTGTCTGAAGTGTGTTTATGTGTTTTAGCTCATCAAATCTTTAGGATAACTCTAAGATCTAGTTACTGTTATTAACACTTCTGTAGAGGAGGAATCCATGGCATAAAGACATTGATTTATCCAagattacacagctagtaagtggagaTTTAGTCTCCAGTGATCTGATTTTAGCAGACGCTCATAATTCTCTAAATGTTTCTCTCCTGTTTCCTACCATCACGGTTGCTCCAGGCCTTTCTTATACATGGCTTGGATTATTGTCAAAGCCTAAAGGATCTCTGCctactgttttcttctagaaccTGACCTTCCCTTCCCTACAAATGTGCAGTTAGTGTCAGAATTAGCATTCAAACCCCAACCTGTGTGCTTCAAGCAATACTGTTTCCACTGCCTAACACCTCCCTTCCTACTCCCTTCCTACTCATCTTTGTAGCTCCagaatttagcacagtgcctaacaTAAGGTAGGAGGAAACTCAGTAAGTTGTCACTCAATGAGTGTTGAATGATCCTACAGATGCTATagtttttctcttctgcaaattatcttttttttgtttgtttgtttgtttgtttgtttgaatcagCATTCCTTTTTGGGCAGGGGGAAGGCGGGGGTGCGGGAAGTGGTTAGGTTGtatttaatacagtattttttttttttttttttttttttttactgctgccATGTGGTGGGGGCTGCTGAGGAAGCAGTCGTAATGATGTGGCTGCTCCATTGGCAGGGTTTGGGGAGGTGCCAGGTAATTAGGCTACACATCCAGAAGGTGTCAGTAGAAGTACAGCCTCTTGTCAGACAGTAATCCTGCTTAATTGAGTAGGTAACATTTCTAATCTCCAAAACCATTTTGGTTAAAGGGACAAATACCGGTACTTTGCTTGTTTGATGAGAGCCCGGTTTGAAGAACATAAGAATGAAAAGGACATGGTGAAGGCCACCCAACTGCTGAGGGCGGCAGAGGAAGAATTCTGGCACAATCAGCATCCTCAGCCTTACATCTTCCCTGAGTCTCCAGGAGGCACCTCCTATGAGAGGTACGAGTGTTACAAGGTAGGTAAGCACTGCACTGGCGATCACCTTCCCAGAGGCACTTTCTCCTGTCCCAAACCTCAGCCCCCAGACCCACTTGCCTTCTTAGGGGCAGCTGGGCAAATTTCTTGGCCTGCCAGTtgtaaatacatttctgttttctggggtctgttttttctctctcaggtGACACTCAGGCTTATCTTTCTAAATTCAGCTCCAGGGTCTTACAGTGTCTTTCTGGCAAAGCAGAGTGCTAAATTACTTGGTATATAACTCCTGTGGGGATCTTAAAGGTAACCAATTCAGATTGGTGCTTAGTATTTCAGAGCAATTAGAGGGAACAGTTGCGCTCAGCATAAAGCTGCTGTGGGTATTGAGAGAATGCCGATCAGAGAGGAATGATGCTAGCTCTCTTGGGACTGACCTTGAGGCTTCTCAGCTCTCGGCTCTTGGAGGTGTTCTCCTTTATGTCGGTGCTGGCTCGTCCTCTGCTGTTCGTTGTGTAGTGCCAGAACAATCTGATGCTTGCAGCGGTTATAAAAATCCACTGTTGTGTTTGCCTTTTGCCTCTGGAGCAGGCCCCATAGGCGGCATGTCAGAAATTTCCTCTCCTGACAGGTTCCCGAGTGGTGCTTAGATGACTGGCATCCCTCCGAGAAGGCGATGTATCCTGATTACTTTGCCAAGAGAGAGCAGTGGAAGAAGCTGCAGAGGGAAAGCTGGGAGCGGGAGGTGAGTCTTCACTGCCTTTCACCACACGGCTTGGCCCCCATGGTCAGTGCCTGGAAGGGGCTCAGGTTTCATTACCCAGGTGCAGAGGTCCAGATTCCAGGTGTGACTGTCACTGGGGCCCCTTGCCTCTCAAATATACTTCCGTTTCCAAACGTGGTAAATGTAACATTTATAGCCTTCATGTGAATGGGAGACATTGTGTCACTGGTCTTTTTGGGTTTCCTGCTCTCTGGGTTtgcttttcccctccttctcagTCCCCTGCCTGACCTTGCTTCAACATCCCGTCCCTTAACTTTCCTTTCCAGCAGCACCTCGGACATTTTTCACTCGTGATGTCTGGTTTACGTTTTTAAAAGCTCAACTTTGTGGAATGAGAAGAATATATTGGAAAGGGTAAGAGGAGAAGTGGAGAGGCCAATTAGGGGTTGTTGCCGTTTGGTCAAAAGATGATGGCAACCAGCACCAGGGCCGATGCAGTGAATAGGGAAGGAAATAGATTCAGGGTATCATTTGGGGGACTGTGAAGGCTGACCGAATGGGGGTCCACAAGGGACAGGGAGGAATCAAGAATGAGTTCCACGTTTTCAGCTTTAATACCTGGAGTTTGTTGGTGGTTTATTgagataaagaagaggaaaaaatgggcacctgagtggctcagtcagttaagcatctgactcttgatttcggcccaggtcatgatctcagtggcATGGAATGGaagtccatgtcaggctctgtgctctgtggggcatctgcctctctgcccctccctccctctctctcaaataaacaaattaaaaaaaaaaaaataggtgtcaGGGGGACATGGCAagtgttgttttaaatttgttgtaTTTGAGAATCCTTTGCCACCAAGTGCAGGTGTCAGTAGGTGACTTTGGGTGTAGGAATCTGGAACTCAAAAGGAGAGATTTGAGCTCAAAACAAATTTGTGAATTACCTATTATTTCAAAGGCCACAGAAATGTAGGAGATcctcaagagagaaagagaagaaaagtcacAGGCGCTCCCACTGATGAAGGTGAGGAAAGGAGGCAGCCAAGCATGCAGCAAGGGAGACGGGTGACAGCGAATCCAAGAGAAAGTGTTTTAGAAATGGCTGGTCAGTGTTGGTCATCGCTAAATGGTGGAATAGGGTGAGGACTGGAGGTAACGCCCACAGATTGTGGCTGGAGGAAAGGCATTCGTGACCTTAACGAGAGCCTTTCTGTAAGGTTTAATCACGCTGGTAGGAGTgagcagaagggaagagagagaagatagctgttgggaaaggggaaggaatTCCTGAGAAGTTTCTCTGGAACAGTAACTGGAGGCCATGGCATTATTGtcttttaagataaataataatgGACGTGTGCTGAGATTTGGGGTGAGGGAGAAACTAAGTATTGAAGCAAGGTGGGACAGGTCAAGGAGCAAAGCTTTTGAGATGAGCATTGGGATCCCAAGCACATGTGGAGGCCTTTGAAGGGAGAACAGGTTCGTATTCTAGAAGTGTACGGAAGGTGCACAGAAATCCTGCTGGGCTAGAAGTTTTGGTGATGGAAAAGTGAGAGTACTATGTGATGGCATCTTTGTGTTAGCAAAGAGGAAGAGGCATGAAGTGGGTGAAGCCTGTTGGGAGAATGTGGAGAAGATGGAGTCATGGCAGAGGATGAGCTTGCTGGGAATAATAATAGGATTGCCAGGTAGCAGTGAAGGCCCACGTGAAGCTGGGAATAATTAATGTGTTGTGACGTTCGTTTGTTCTAgcattttttgtctttctagcTACCAGCTGTCTGGGTGCAAACAGGAAGGTGGATGGTGCCGTGTCCAGTGGAGCGAGTCGAGAGACTAGAGGCCATTCAGAAGGGAGTGATTGTCATGATGGGATCTAAGTGGGTAAAAGCAGGCACGGACACAGGAGCTGATGCAGAGAACAAGTTGGGTCAAAGAATCTGAATTGGCAGTTTCTGAGTTTCAAGAAGCATTTTCAAGGGGACATTTAAGCACATGAGCTGGAGAGGGGCTCTGTGGTTAGATGGtggaatttgagagagagagagagcatgtgagtgcaCGGGctcgaggggcagagggagagaatcctcaagcagagtcTCTGCTCAGCGCAGAGCCTAACACAAGGCTCgagcccaggagcctgagatcatgacctgagccaaagacagacgcttaactgactgagccacccagacacccgaTTCACAACTTTCAAAGTTATATGGTTTCTGGTGGTAAAATCCAGGATGTTGACTGCAGGAAGTCCTTGGCCAAGGTAGAGTGAAAGGAAAAGACCTATGACCAAGGAGGGCAGTGTTTGCTAAAAAATGTCTCATCTGGACACGGGAGGGGTGTTTATTCATGGAGAGCGGCAAGTTCATTCCCTGGGTGGTCCCTGATAACCACCACCTCTCCACAAAATAGTCCTTAACCTATTTCATCTCAGCGCTATTCAACAGCACATACGCTTGAGACTCAGGTCACCCACAATCCAGAATTGAGTTTTCTGGAGGAAGCTTTGGAAAGTCCTTGATCTGGTGAGAGGGTCTCTTACGTGTCCTCCTCTATCAGGACAGTGACAGTCTTGGAGAGCACTGGAACGGTGGTGGGGGGCAGTCTCCAGCAGAACAAAGCATATTTTCACATGTGACTTCCTGGTATTTCTTGTCCTGGTTACTATGTGAGGGGGGGCTTTAAAATGAGTATCTCTCTCTAGTATATATGAATTAAGGTTTCCTAATGGTGCTTTTAGAGAGCGCTCAAGtgagacagtatttttttttagagggaataGGTAGGAGACTGTAATGAAGGGAATTGTCAGTCGTACACGATGAGTAAGAGGCCGGGTGAGAAGGTATCTTAGCTTTGCTGTTTTAAGAATAGGAAAACctttaagaattgttttttatttttattttttaagattttacttatttattcatgagacccatacagagagagagagagaggcagagacacaggcagagggagaagcaggctccctcaggggagcctaatgtggggctggatcctggatctccaggatcacgccctgggccgaaggcaggcaccaaaccgctgagccacccagggaccccaagaaTTGCTTTTTAGAGTAAAACTGTGGGTATAAACATAATGcaagtatatataaaaaacactGCAGTGGTGAGGACCAGGAAGCATGTAAATGTGACACAGGCACAAAGATGATACCTCAGTGCAGCAGATTTTTCCAGTTGGTTCGACTCTAATTATTCCTCCATCACCCCTTTCTAGGTGAAGCAGCTGCAGGAAGAAACCCCGCATGGTGGTCCCACCACTGAAGCTTTGCCCCCAGCCCGAAAGGAAGGTGATTTGCCTCCCCTGTGGTGGCACATTGTGACCAGGCCCCGGGAGCGGCCCatgtagaggaagaggaagacacCGCACCAGCCAGCTTGCAAGTGAAATAAGTTACAGAACGTAACACACTTGCCCTAATAAAAATAACTCAACACGGTGTGACTGACGTGTCCTTCTGAGGCTTAGTGTGGTGCCGAGTGTCCTCTGCCCCAGTAAGTCCTGTTGGTGGCACGTGTTTTCAGGGATAACAGCAGAACCAGATACAAGACTTACTCTGAGATTTGTTTAAACTCTAGTTGAAGGCTCAGTGACTGGAGGGAATATGAAGTCAAGAGAAGGTATGCAAATATTGAGGACTTGAAATAAcctttttggttttctaaagaTGCCACGACTGAAATTTTAGTGTGATTATAAAAGGATAACTCTATAAGCAGCACACATTCGGGAAAATAAGCGTGAGGTTTATGGGCTTCCCTCAGGAGAGGGGACTTGGGGGTTGGGGTGAAACTGCTCTGGGACGCTTCTGTTAGAGGCAGTTTTCCAGCTCTGGGCCTCTACTGTAGCTTCTGTAGCTTGGATGGTCTGAGGACTGCCAGGTAAGGGAACTGTAGAACTCTGTCGTGTTGgaagaagtttctttaaaatgtggaGCCATTTTTAAAACCATCAGCCAAACCCACCTGGCTTTCAGTTGTTGATAACTCATTAGAATGGTGTTGAGACAGCTCATCACCACCATCCCAGAAGGAACATTCTGTGAGTTTCCTAAGTAAGCCCCAATCGGAATCTCAGTGCATCTAACAGCTGACGAAGACTTGTAACTGAATTTTAATAAGTCTTGACATTCAGGACTTTTTCTAGTGgttctttatttataatgtagGCTGAAGCAATTGTTACAAGGTAGAAGGGAGACACGTTACACAATTGTTATTTATACAAGTTTAGAACAAAAAAACTGCACAGGGAGAGGTCAACTCTCAGTACAAACTAGCAACTAAACCACAATAATTTACCTTTAGAAacgatttctttatttttagctgTGACACTGCTTTTACAATATGCAAAAACACAAACAGAACTACCCAAGGTGTGTTGTCACATTCTTTCTACATTGAATTTGgcaacattttatattaaatttattcagATTATTACTAACgtttaaaaactaaacaagtgAAAAGCTGTACCAAGGTACAGTTACATCCATTTATTTCAAAGGTTTAAAATACCACTTTTATCTATTGTAATTACCTTGCAGTGATTTCTGCTTTTGCAAAAACCATCTCAAGCATCATATGCACAATGCATCAGCTACTTTTAGTCATCAAGATTGGTGGGCTAAACCACAGGCACTACTGTTGCTTATATTCTGTAGAAGGAgcttgtttttcaaagaaaaaaaagcttaaatagTTTCTAATAATCATGCCTTTGCTTTAAAGCCATAACATAAAATGCCCTTGAGCAATCACAGCAGtgttaaatgttaatatatagaaCAGTGACTATACAGGTACGTTACTCTCACATCCAATGCAGTTATGTATTAAAGCATAAGGTTATGTAATTGAAGGTCAGAGCCAATAGAAACCTGCAAGGTCTGGGGGACCCACCAAGCCTCCTGTTCCTTCAAGAGGAACTGACCCGAGTGCTCAGGGGCTTGCTTGGTTTTTTCAAACACTGTTGTTGTCTCCAAACAAGATCCCTTTAAATCTACAAATCTCTGTTGGCTTTAGGGAACGGGCATTAGAACAAATTTAactttcacttaaaaaagaaaagacataaatcCATTCCAAAAAACATTAcctagaatacaaaaaaaaagggacaatATAGTGGTCGGATTCCCAGTGATGATAAATAAATCCTCCGCTCTTCAATGTTTGTTTGGTATGATGCCAATTAActgccatttattgaacagaagataagaaaaacaagCCCCCAGATCGGTAAACACATTGGCAAGTTGCTAGATTCCAAGCTGGTTACCCTTGTTAAATCCGCTTgagtttgttcaaaatatttgggctTTTCAACGCACCCAGCCTGCTGGGTACAGGTAAGTAAAAGGCATTTGCTATGTCTAAGAATTCCCtgctatcattttaaaatgttttttcacatttttaaaactgcctTACCCTTTTTGGATGTATCTGGATTCAATGCAAGTGGGTACAAGAGACGAGTAACtgaagtggggggggggtctAGGTCTACCTGGTGGCAGCAGCATGCACGGGATTGGAGGTGGGTGCTGTGTGCAGTCAGGAGGAATCGTGGGAGAAAGGAAGTCCTTAAACACCCTACAGAAACAAACACTGCAATCCAGTATGGCTTATTCGGATGCATTTACCATGAAGCTACTAGAAATTCAACCTACAAGGCTACTCTTAAATGTTAACAGGATCGGCTATGTTGACAGTGTGCCCCTCCCACGGCCCTCCCCCCAATCCCAACAGTCTACCATTTCCAGATTCACTTCTCACTGAATATTGCTCATCAGTTGTTAGGCCTGTTTTTCTCAGCCAGAACATACTAcatttaaatgaagattttttacCCCTTTATCCGTTTTGTTTGTACATTAAAATAACTTGAATTTGCTTCTAAGCCAGACTACTACAATGCATCTACAAAAgcttgcaggaaaaaaaagagagagaaattaaaaggcTGACTatagttatccttttttttctgaaattaactACTTTTGAGTTTCCCCTGccccaaccaccccccacccattatgcatttaaaattttacaaagactTGTAAAAAAGTTAAATGGAATTTGGCACCTTcagaaaaatcaaaagggaaactAAGATTAAAATGTGCAGAAAGAAAACTCGgtatttacaaattaaaagatCAAAGTTATGTCAGTTACGTATGTTGCTTTTAATTCTTATCTAAAGGTATCGAGTACTTTCAAAAGAGCTGTATTCTGAGTTGCCTACAAAATCTTTTGTTTGATTCTAGATTGGAATGGATCGAGACAAATTAGGTTTTATGAATTAAACAGTTCTTCCCCACTGGCAGCATTTCTTGGGAGCCTAAGAGAGCCTACGAGAAGCGGGGGGCGGAGCGGTCGTTCGTGGTGGTTTTCTTCAGTTTCACGCCCCTTCGGATGGCGTTCAGCATGTCTTCCCCTTGCGGAGTATCTCTCGGGCTCAGGTCTGCAGCGTCACTCTCCGGAATCTGGCCTGGGGAAGCGGTGGCACTTGAGGGATCCCTCTCCTGGTCTTCGGCCTCACTTTCTGGAATCGCCTGTCTGTGCTCCTCAGGGATACTTGGCTTCGGGCCTGGAAGAGGAGGGTTGACGGAGGCTTGGCCGCTCCACATTGAGGAGGGCATGCTGGTGACACCCGGGGGGCCCTCTCCCACAGAGGGCGACTCAGGGCTGTGCTCACCCCTCTCCTCTGGCCCATCCGGAGGTGCCGGCAACACCCCGGGGAGGTCTGGGACGGTTGGGGTCTTGACAGGGATCACGGGGGTCTTGATGGGGATGGGACCGGCTCCGATGGTCCCCCGGCGGACAGAAGGCTTGGTGGAAGGGGTCCGTCGGATGGTTGCAACCCCCGGGGTGACCATAGCAGGTCCGAGGGTGGTGGGGAGGCCAGCAGTGGAGGCTGGGCGCTTGGCCTGGAACATCCGCCGGTAAGACTGGCTGATGTCACTGTTTCTCGGAATGGTGGAGGACTTGTCAAACTCCTGCTGATCCGCCTCCTGGTCACCGCTTACGGAAAAGTAATCATAATCTGAAACTGAGGAGAAGATCCGATTAGGACCCTCCAAGGCAGCAGCTTTGCTTTTCGGTTCTTTTGTGTTGGAGGAACAAAAGGCACAGGACGCCAGGTGCTCTCCCCATGACCTCATCCCAAGCCGCCCCCCATCTCTGCACCATCCTCGAAGCCCTGGACACCCGAGAAGCTGCTGGCAGGAGCTCTGGCCCCCGATGTGCACCCTGGCACAGCGCGGGATGCCGCAGGCCCCTGCTCAACTACCGCAGGGCGGTGGGGCTTGCCACGCTGCCAGGCTTACTCCCTCCAAGCATCCCTGGAAGGGCGAAGCGGGGTGCACGGGCCAAGAAACCCCACACCCCCTCAGCTCCACAGTGGACATGAGAAGCCTCAGACACACTGTCACAGCCTTACCACCTCTCCTCTGCGAGTCGGGCCAAGGCCGAAAGAAGAATGGAGCTACTGGCAACGAGCCCCTGAAAACATCCACGAGGTGTATTTCCTCGCAAAAACTGGGGTCACGCGGGAGGCGGAAGCCTACAGCTTAACCATCTGAGAGCCGGTTGGTGAGCAGCAGCCATCCTGGCATACGGGCCAGGGCCGGGGCCGTGCTGTGTGTCACAGATGTCTAGCCGCATCCCTGACCATCtgttagatgccagtagcacccctccATGTGTGACCGTTGCTGACGTCCCCTAGACCGCAAAATATCCTTCCACTGAGACCCACTCAGTCCTAGGAGCTTTGACCGATGCGCCACAAATAGGTTTGGTCAACTCTGGCGGACGTGCTCTGCCTGGACTGCCGTGGGGCAGCAGTGAGGGGGGCACCAGCAACGGAGCATCTGGCTGCAACAGGTTCAGAGCCTGAGGCCTCAGACTCTTAACAGACCCGAGGTTCAGACCCAAGTCCTGCTCCTCCATTTGGGCAAGTTCCCGAGTGTCAGCGTCCCACGTGGAACACGAGGGTGAGAACGCTGGCCACGGAAGCGGCCGTGGAGGGTAAAAGGGAAAGCGACCTGGCCCAAACGGCCTTATCGTTCCCAGCACCGGAGTTCGCGCCAGGGGCTGCCCCGGACCCAGCTGGTGGTGCTCGGGGAACCCCAGGCTGCCTCGTACCTTGGGAGGGGATGGTGTCCTCAGAGCAGCACGGGGTGGTGGTCTGGGTGCTGTAGCCGCTGGAGCACTGAAGGGAGTCCCGGCTGCTCCTCTGGGTGTCCAGCTGGAGGCCCCGGGACAGGGCCAGTGCCAATTCCTCACAAGCCTCCATCTCCTCGCCAGGctgtgggtgggaggagagacacagacaagcCACCAGGACCATGAATCCCCCatcctgtgtccccagggccttTCCGCAGGTTTCTTCAAAGGGGACTCAGTATTACTCCTGTCCTCTTCCTGTGAACATTACCCAACTGTGGGTCCTACCCTAGGCTCTGGAAAGTTCTAAGGGTCTGATTTCAGGGCAAGGCTTTTTCCCGGGGTGGGGGACTTCTAACCAGTATGGAGCAGGGAGTTGTGGCAACGGTGCTCAGGTCCCCAGAGATGCCAGGCTGACTCAGCCACGCCCCTCCCCGCCGCGTTGCTGGCCACGTCTGGCCACCAGCCCAGTCTAGAGGGGTCCAACCGGCTGTAGAGAATAAAAGCGTCACCCTGGTGGCAGCTGACACGGTCATGCTCCGTGGCCTCTGGGCTTCCTCGGTAGCTGCGGGAGCGCCCCCCACAGCAGTGGGTCCTCCTCCATTGGGGTCCGGCTCCCGCTTCTCTTTGCGCCGCTGCAGGGTGTTCACCAGAGGCTGATCATAGGGTCCCGGCTTGGCCCAGTCCTAAGTGGAAGGAGGGTGGTCATGCGCCAGGCCCCCCGCTCCCACTCGGAGGACCCCTCCGGGGGAGCTCAGGCCAGGACGGGCCAGGAGGCCCTTCTGCGTCCTCAGCCGGCTCTAAGGGAAGGGAGTGGAAAATCCTTGGGGGGGCCCCGGGTACCTCCCCTTCCTCGTATCTGCCCAAAGATGGAAAACCCTCAACCAGGCAGGTGCCTACGGGCACTCCTAGTTGCCGGCCTCTAACGGCGGGCcagcggggtgggggcggcgccAGCCGGGGAGCACTCGGCCCAGGCCCCGCCTTCCCAGCTCTGGAGGGACCCGCTCTCCCGCCCGGCGGGTGGCCACCAGGGGGCGCCAAGGAGCCCCGCCCCGCAGCGGGAAGGCCACCTGCGGGAACCTGGCCCGGGGGCGCCCAggctggggcgcggggcgggcgcgggggcgggggcgggggcgggggcctaGGCCTGCCCAGCAGAAGCGCTCCGGGGAGCCTGCGGGGGCGCGGCCGCGGCCTAGGGCCATCTGCTCTCCGGGTGAGGGACGCCCCCTCTCCAAATAGAGCTTCCTTCTGGCATCAACTgacacttttcattttaaattaaattttaaataattttaaaactttttttttgtagggaGGCAAACACATTTTAGTAGAAGACCAGGGAGACTGAAGAACACAGTCCGCCTGTGTTCCGGGGTCACCGAGGCGGGGTAGGCCACGCACGGTCCGGGGCACGGTCTGGGGCACGGCTCGGGCACCCGCCGGCGCCCCCGAGGGGCCTCCCGGGCCGCGGCGCCTCAGCTCCGCCTGGCGCTGCCCCgcgggacggagggagggaggggggggcggaggcgggaggcagagccaggggagGGCGGAGACACGAACCTTCCAGCTAGGGATCTGAGATGACGGGAACATGCCAGGCCCAATGGTGTAATAATGAGCGAAGTCTGGAAGGTGGACAGAGGTGACCCGAGGGAGCAGGCGGGAGGCAGGCGGGCAATGAGGGGAAAGGCTTGCCCCCACGGGCCCCACGGGGGGCTCGCTTGGCAAACTACAGTGAGAAAACCCGTTAGACaactggaaacaaacaaaaaggggggggaaaggaaaataaaattaatacaacaGGATGAGCGTGGAGGCACAAGATGGCATCGACATTCGAGGGGGAGGGAGACCCGGGCAGTGATGGACCCGACAGGCCCGAGGCGGCGGCCCTGCTGCCCGTGgggtgggcggcggcggcggcgacagCGACAGCGACAGCgaccgcggccccgccccgccccgccccgcccgccggggGCACCGGGCACCGACGCGCGCCTGAGCAGCGGACGCGGAGGGGCTGGTGCCCGCGGCGGGGGCGCCCGACTGCCGAGCCCACGAGGCGGCGGGTCGCCGGGCGGGTCGCCGGGCGGGTCGCCGGGAGGGGCACTGGGAGGGGCACCGGGGCACGGCATTGCGCAAACGCAAACGTAAAAACCCGCGAGCGCCGGCTCCCTCTGTTgctccaggtgccccaagtcctCGCCCGGCTCCGGAGCGGACTCCAGAGCGGGGCGAGGCGGCCGGGGACGGGCCTACTCGGGCAGAaaggccccggccccggcccggatGCGGATGCGGATGCGGCGAGATGGCCCCGCGGACGCGACAGGCGACAAGGAGGCGACAGAGGTGCGGGGGACGGGGCTGCGCAGGCCACGCGGCGCGGGACGGGCCTCCACCTCCGACCTTCCCgcgccccctcctctccctcaggAGGGCCGCAAGGTCAGCGCCCAGGAGCCTGGCGCCCCCGGGAGAAGAGCCCTCAGCCTCGCCCCTGTCCCCTGGAGGGGCTGCTCCGGGGCGTGCATTGGGCCGACTTGGAGCTTCAGTCGCGGTGGCAGCGACCGTGGCCGCGGCGGAGGGCAGGGGGCGGCGGTCACCTTCTCTGTGGAGGCCCAGGCGCCCATGGTGGAGCCTGAGCTGACTGAGGTGGGGGAGCTGCACTCGCTCACGGACTGGCAGGTTTCCGAGGCTTCGGAGGAGGCCGAGCTGGACGAGTTCTGCAGCAGGGAGGGACCACATGCCACCAAAAGGACAGGAAATCCAAAGGGAAGATGGGGCGGGGAGGgcacgcacagagagagacagagagagacatatacacagaggagggaaggatgagagaagcagagggttAGGGTTAATTCTTCCCCCCAAGCTGCACCCACACAGACGCTTCCAAGCTCTCAGAAAGAGGCGGGAGACGCCGCACGGCCCACACCTGCCAGACCGTCAGCCCCACAGGAGCCCGCTCTGTGTGCCTTGTGCGTGCCTGGCACCGCGTCAGGTGCTGGAACTCTCCGTGCTCCCCTGGGTGCTCCCCTCATGCCACAAGCCCGGGTCCCAGGGCAGGCCTGCCTCTGCCGTCTCCCAGGTGCCCAGGCATATTTACTGCCTGAGGACTGACCCCCgccacccaccaccacccccagcttgGGCTTCCACTCCAATGTCTCCActcctggcctccctcctggTCACAGGCAGCCTCTGCACTCAGGAAGGGTGGCTTCCAACATCTTTGCAGGACAGGTTTTTAGGTTTCTCTGCCGGGAAAAGGATTTTGAGATTTGGGGCAGTGAAGCCCTAAGTCAGCGCAATGTTTCAAGTGGCCATCTAGGGCGGGAGGAAACATCCAGAGATCTGGGACATTACAGAAAGGAGGTCTCACTTGGGACAACAACTCCTCATACCGATCTTCATTAAACCTCcagtctggggcagcccggggagctcagcggttt
This Canis lupus dingo isolate Sandy chromosome 13, ASM325472v2, whole genome shotgun sequence DNA region includes the following protein-coding sequences:
- the NDUFB9 gene encoding NADH dehydrogenase [ubiquinone] 1 beta subcomplex subunit 9 isoform X1, whose translation is MSAARAPPRRGGSGSSPCRPALPASPPRPSARLGFRLPGSPRGLRRERAAMAFCGPGAYLTHQQKVLRLYKRALRHLESYCVHRDKYRYFACLMRARFEEHKNEKDMVKATQLLRAAEEEFWHNQHPQPYIFPESPGGTSYERYECYKVPEWCLDDWHPSEKAMYPDYFAKREQWKKLQRESWEREVKQLQEETPHGGPTTEALPPARKEGDLPPLWWHIVTRPRERPM
- the NDUFB9 gene encoding NADH dehydrogenase [ubiquinone] 1 beta subcomplex subunit 9 isoform X2; translated protein: MKEIELPEFRDKYRYFACLMRARFEEHKNEKDMVKATQLLRAAEEEFWHNQHPQPYIFPESPGGTSYERYECYKVPEWCLDDWHPSEKAMYPDYFAKREQWKKLQRESWEREVKQLQEETPHGGPTTEALPPARKEGDLPPLWWHIVTRPRERPM